CCAGCCAGCGGAGCTTGCGCCGATAGCCCTCGACGCCGCCGGAATTGCCGTTCGGCGCGTAAAGCCCGCCGATCACCATCTCCGCCGCCGCGATTTCGATATAGCGTGCCTCCGGCGGGCCATCGCCATCGGCCGCAAGGCCGGGCAAGGCCCGCAGCCTGACCTCAAAGGGGATGCGCGCGAGCACGGCGACGCCGTTATAGGCTTTCTGGCCGACGATTTCGGCGCGATAGCCGAGCGCCGCGAACTCGAGTTCGGGAAAATCCCGCGCCTCGCATTTCAGCTCCTGGAGCAGAAGGATATCCGGCTGTTCGCGGGCAAGCCACGCTTGCACCTGCGCCAGACGCTTGCGGATCGAATTGACGTTCCAGGTCGTGATCTTCACGCGCGCGGCCACTCACTCGACCGCGAACGAGGTGCCGCAACCGCAGGAAGAGGTGGCGTTGGGATTTTTGACCTTGAAATAGGCGCCCATTAATTCCTCGACATAGTCGAGTTCGGCGCCGGCGAGGAGATCGAGGCTGACCGGGTCGATGGCGACCCGCGCCCCCTCTTCTTCGATCACCACGTCATCGGCGGCGATCGTTTCATCGAGGTCGAAGCGGTATTGCAGGCCGTTGCAACCGCCGGCGAGCACGGCGACGCGGAGCGCCGCCGGCGCGGCGCCATCGGCGGCCGGCGCGGCGAGCAGGGCGGCGACGCGGCGCGCGGCGCGCGGGGCAAGGCGAAAGCGGGGCGGGGTGGCGACGATGTTCATGGGAGGGGAGATAGGCGCGCACCGGTGCGGATTGAAGACCCCCGGCCAGGGTGCTATCCCGCGCCGGCATGACCGACGCGCACGCCCTGGCCGTTTTCGCCGTCCGCGCTGAGACTTCCCGCGGCCGGCTTCATCCTGAGCCCGAGGCGATCGGGCGCAGCCCCTTCCAGCGCGACCGCGACCGCATCATCCACAGCTCCGCCTTCCGCAAGCTGCAATACAAAACCCAGGTCTTCGTCAATCACGAGGGGGATTTCTACCGCACCCGCCTCACCCATTCGATCGAGGTCGCCCAGATCGCCCGCTCCTGCGCCCGCGCCCTCGGCCTCGACGAGGATCTGACCGAGGCGCTGGCGCTCGCCCATGATCTCGGACATCCGCCCTTCGGTCATGCCGGTGAGGAGGCGCTGGCGCAGGCCGCCGCGCCGTTCGGTGGCTTCAACCACAACGCTCAGTCCTTGCGGGTGGTCACATTGCTCGAAAGCCGCTACGCCGCCTTCGATGGCCTCAACCTCACCTGGGAGACGCTCGAGGGGCTCGCCAAGCATAATGGCCCCCTCCCCCACCCGCCGGCCTATGTCGCCGATTATGATGCGCGCCATCCGCTCGATCTCGGAAATTTCGCATCCGCCGAGGCGCAACTCGCCTCGCTCGCCGACGATATCGCGTATCATGGCCATGATATCGATGACGGGCTGCGCGCCGGCCTGTTCGATTTCGGCGATATCGCGCACTTGCCGATCGTCGGCGCGGCGCTCGCGGATGCGGGGCGGGCGAGCCTCGATATGCCGCCGCCGCGGCTCCGCCACGAGACCATCCGGCGGGTGATCAATGCGCTGATTTCCGACCTCCTCGCCGCATCGCGCAGCCGCCTCGCCGCCCTCGCGCCGGGCTCGGCCGACGATATTCGGCGGGCGAAAACCGCGGTGATCGCGTTCAGCGCCGCCGTCGCCGATGCCAATCAGGCAATCCGGGCATTTCTGTTCGCGCGCATGTATCGCCATTGGCGGGTCAACCGCATGACCAGCAAGGCGCGCCGGCTGACCGAGGAGCTGTTTCGCATGTTCCATGGCGACCCCGGATTGCTGCCCAATGAATGGCGGGCGCGGGCGGGAGAGCCGGGATCGGCGCGGGCGGCGATGATCGTTGCCGACTATATCGCCGGCATGACCGACCGCTTCGCGATGGACGAACATCGTCGCCTCACCGATATCGCGATCTCTGGCTGAGGCGTCGCGCGTGCCCGCCCTTTCCCTGAAAGCAGATATATTATGACCAGCGATCTTTTCGCGCAGATCGGCGCGCGCATCCGCGCCGCCCTTGCCGCCAGCGCGCCCGCCGTGCCCGAGGACGTTCTCGCGCGCATCGAGGTCAGCCCGCCGCGCGAGGCGGCGCACGGCGACATGGCGAGCAACGTTGCGATGGTGGCGGCGAAAGCGGCCGGGATGCCGCCGCGCGCGCTCGCCGACGCGCTCGCCAAAGCGCTCGCGACCGTCCCCGAAATCGCCGCCGCCGAGGTCGCGGGGCCGGGTTTTCTCAATATCCGCCTCCGCCCCGCGGCTCTCCATGCCGTCATCCCGGCCATCCTCGCCGCCGGCGAGGCCTATGGCGATAGCGAAATCGGCACGGGGCAGCGGGTCAATGTCGAATATGTCTCCGCCAACCCGACCGGGCCGATGCATATCGGCCATTGCCGGGGCGCCGTGGTCGGCGATGCTCTCGCCAATCTGCTCGCCAAGGCCGGGTTCGACGTCACCCGGGAATATTACATCAACGATGCCGGGGCACAGGTCACGGCGCTCGCCTGGGCCGCCTATTGGCGTTATCTGCAGGCGATCGGAAGCGAGATCGCGGCCGAGGATTTCGCCGCGCGAGCGCCCTCGGGCCTGCAATATCGGGGCGATTATCTGATCGCGGTCGGTGCGGCACTCGCTGAAAATCATGGCCGAAGCCTCGCCGCCGCGGACGGTGGCATCGCGCCGCCGGAACATTGGCTCGAGACCGTGCGGGATTTCGCGATCGCCGCGATGATGGCGGGAATCCGCGAAGATCTCGCGCGCCTCGGGGTGCGTCCGGATGTCTTCACCTCTGAGCGCGCGCTGGTTGCAAGCGGCGCGGTCGAGGCGGTGATCGGCCGGCTCGCGCAAGCCGGGCTGATCTATGAGGGGGTGCTCGAGCCGCCCAAGGGCAAGCTCCCCGAGGATTGGGAGCCGCGCGAGCAGACCCTGTTCCGCGCGACGCGCTTTGGCGACGACGTCGATCGGCCATTGCGCAAATCGGACGGCTCGGCGACCTATTTCGCCAACGACATTGCCTATCACGCCGACAAGATCGGGCGCGGCTTTCGCACACTGATCGATGTCTGGGGCGCCGATCACGGCGGCTATGTCGCGCGCCTGCGGGCGGCGATCACCGCGCTCGCCGGCGATGGGGCGACGCTGGATGTGCTGCTCTGCCAGATCGTCCATGTGCTGAAGGGCGGCCAGCCGGTGCGCATGTCCAAACGCGCCGGCAGTTTCGTCACGCTCCGCGATCTGATCGAGGAGGTCGGGCGCGACGTCGTCCGCTTCATCATGCTGACCCGCAAAAACGACGCGCAGATGGAATTCGATCTCGACCAGGCAGTGGCGGAGACGCGCGAGAATCCGGTATTTTACGTCCAATACGCGCATGCCCGCGCGCGCTCGGTGCTACGCCATGCCGCCGAACAGGGTTTCCCCACCACCCCAGAGGCGCTCGCAAGCGTCGCCCTCGAGAGCCTCACCGATCCCGCCGAACTCGCGCTGATCCGCCGCCTCGCCGGCTGGCCACGCCTCGTCGAAGGCGCCGCACGCGCCCACGAGCCACATCGGATCGCGTTTTTTCTCTATGATTTAGCCAGCGATTTTCATATATTGTGGAACCGTGGGCGAGAGGCCGCGACGTTGCGTTTCATCCAGCCGGAGCGGCCCGCGGAAACCAGCGCACGGCTTGCCTTGGTGGCGGCGATGGCGGTGGTGATCCGCTCCGGCCTCGCTGTCATGGGGGTCGCGCCAGTCGAAGAGATGCGTTGAAGGGGGCATGCGCCGGTGCCGCAGGACTATTACACCGAACCAGATCCCGCCCCGCTGCGGCTAAACGGCCCCCAGCGCGGCCTCGATCCCGCGACGCGGCGCCTGATGGCGATCGCCGGCGGCCTTGGCGGGGCGCTCGCGTTGATCGTCGGGGCATGGTCGCTCGCCGGGCATCGCCATGGGCCGGTACCGCTCATCGCCGCCGATCCCGGGCCGGTCAAGGTCAAGCCGGTCAATCCCGGTGGCTTGCAGGTCGCCGGGGCCGACGCTGCCCTCCTCGGCGCCGCCACGCTGCCGGCCGCGCCCGGCACGGCGAGCGGGACCGGCGCGGGATCGGCCGAAACTCTCTCGCCGCCGCCGGAAACGCCGGCCCCCGCCGAACTCCACCGGCTGCAATCGTCGCCGGCGCCGCCGGCGCCGACGATGGCCCCCTCCCTCGCGTCGGCCGCCGCCGCCCCGCATCCAGCGGCAATAGCGAGCCCGGCGAAACCTGCCGCGGTCTCCGCCGCCGGTCACGACATTGAGGTTCAGCTCGCCGCCCTCCCGACGGAAGCGCAAGCGCGTGAGGAATGGGCGCGCCTCGAAAAGCGCTTCCCGGCGCAATTCGCCCATCGTAAAGCCCTGATCAGCCGTGTCGTCAGCCATGACGGGCATGTGTTTTGGCGGCTGCGGGCTGGCGGATTCGGCGATACCGCGCAGGCACGGGAGTTTTGCGCCTATCTTCGCGGCAAGAGCACGGCCTGCGCCGTCGCGGCTTTCTAAGCCGCAGCCCGCCATGACCCGTCATCGCAGCCAGCGCCGATGAAAGCCGCGATCATCGGTCTTGCAGGCGCAACACTCGGCGCCGAGGAGGCGGCCCTGCTCCGCCGCGCGCCGCCCGCCGGGGTGATCCTGTTTGCCCGCAATGTCACCACACCGGCGGCGCTTAGCCGCCTGATCGACGATCTTCGCGCGATTTTGCCGGCCGCAGCGGTCGTGATGATCGACCAGGAGGGCGGGCGCGTTGCCCGGCTGCGCCCGCCCTTCTGGCGCGCACATCCCGCGGCGGCGGCGCTTGGGCGGCTCTATGCGCGCGACCCTGCCGCCGGGCTGCGCGCCGCCTTCCTCCAAGGCGCGCTGATCGGCGCCGAATGCGCGGCCAGCGGGCTCGATGTCGTCACCGCGCCGGTGCTCGATCTCGCGATCCCAGGGGCGGATGCGGTGATCGGCGATCGCGCTTTCGCCGCCGATCCCGAAGCGGTCGCGGCCCTCGGCGCGGCGCTCGCGTCCGGCCTTCTCGCCGCCGGCGTGCAGCCGGTGATGAAGCATATTCCCGGGCACGGCCGCGCCGAAGCCGACA
This portion of the Acidibrevibacterium fodinaquatile genome encodes:
- a CDS encoding HesB/IscA family protein — protein: MNIVATPPRFRLAPRAARRVAALLAAPAADGAAPAALRVAVLAGGCNGLQYRFDLDETIAADDVVIEEEGARVAIDPVSLDLLAGAELDYVEELMGAYFKVKNPNATSSCGCGTSFAVE
- a CDS encoding deoxyguanosinetriphosphate triphosphohydrolase — protein: MTDAHALAVFAVRAETSRGRLHPEPEAIGRSPFQRDRDRIIHSSAFRKLQYKTQVFVNHEGDFYRTRLTHSIEVAQIARSCARALGLDEDLTEALALAHDLGHPPFGHAGEEALAQAAAPFGGFNHNAQSLRVVTLLESRYAAFDGLNLTWETLEGLAKHNGPLPHPPAYVADYDARHPLDLGNFASAEAQLASLADDIAYHGHDIDDGLRAGLFDFGDIAHLPIVGAALADAGRASLDMPPPRLRHETIRRVINALISDLLAASRSRLAALAPGSADDIRRAKTAVIAFSAAVADANQAIRAFLFARMYRHWRVNRMTSKARRLTEELFRMFHGDPGLLPNEWRARAGEPGSARAAMIVADYIAGMTDRFAMDEHRRLTDIAISG
- the argS gene encoding arginine--tRNA ligase, with amino-acid sequence MTSDLFAQIGARIRAALAASAPAVPEDVLARIEVSPPREAAHGDMASNVAMVAAKAAGMPPRALADALAKALATVPEIAAAEVAGPGFLNIRLRPAALHAVIPAILAAGEAYGDSEIGTGQRVNVEYVSANPTGPMHIGHCRGAVVGDALANLLAKAGFDVTREYYINDAGAQVTALAWAAYWRYLQAIGSEIAAEDFAARAPSGLQYRGDYLIAVGAALAENHGRSLAAADGGIAPPEHWLETVRDFAIAAMMAGIREDLARLGVRPDVFTSERALVASGAVEAVIGRLAQAGLIYEGVLEPPKGKLPEDWEPREQTLFRATRFGDDVDRPLRKSDGSATYFANDIAYHADKIGRGFRTLIDVWGADHGGYVARLRAAITALAGDGATLDVLLCQIVHVLKGGQPVRMSKRAGSFVTLRDLIEEVGRDVVRFIMLTRKNDAQMEFDLDQAVAETRENPVFYVQYAHARARSVLRHAAEQGFPTTPEALASVALESLTDPAELALIRRLAGWPRLVEGAARAHEPHRIAFFLYDLASDFHILWNRGREAATLRFIQPERPAETSARLALVAAMAVVIRSGLAVMGVAPVEEMR
- a CDS encoding SPOR domain-containing protein; the encoded protein is MPQDYYTEPDPAPLRLNGPQRGLDPATRRLMAIAGGLGGALALIVGAWSLAGHRHGPVPLIAADPGPVKVKPVNPGGLQVAGADAALLGAATLPAAPGTASGTGAGSAETLSPPPETPAPAELHRLQSSPAPPAPTMAPSLASAAAAPHPAAIASPAKPAAVSAAGHDIEVQLAALPTEAQAREEWARLEKRFPAQFAHRKALISRVVSHDGHVFWRLRAGGFGDTAQAREFCAYLRGKSTACAVAAF
- the nagZ gene encoding beta-N-acetylhexosaminidase, encoding MKAAIIGLAGATLGAEEAALLRRAPPAGVILFARNVTTPAALSRLIDDLRAILPAAAVVMIDQEGGRVARLRPPFWRAHPAAAALGRLYARDPAAGLRAAFLQGALIGAECAASGLDVVTAPVLDLAIPGADAVIGDRAFAADPEAVAALGAALASGLLAAGVQPVMKHIPGHGRAEADSHLALPVVASSDLAADVAPFAANAALPWAMTAHILYPALDPQRPATLSPSIIRDVIRGAIGFAGVLVSDDLAMRALTGAPGELAVAALDAGCDLVLHCTGVLAETASLLDACPAITPAAGERLAAARALACVRRDPALLAARDALAAEREALLR